A genome region from Populus alba chromosome 5, ASM523922v2, whole genome shotgun sequence includes the following:
- the LOC118039087 gene encoding S-adenosylmethionine carrier 1, chloroplastic/mitochondrial, with protein sequence MGPLTLAVDTKTSSNPHLDAPILKMQKTKPFASINAQEDSPFDFLRILFEGVIAGGTAGVVVETALYPIDTIKTRLQAARGGGKIMLKGLYSGLAGNLAGVLPASALFVGVYEPTKQKLLKTFPENLSAVAHLTAGAVGGIAASLIRVPTEVVKQRMQTGQFTSAPDAVRLIVSKEGFKGFYAGYGSFLLRDLPFDAIQFCIYEQLRIGYRVAAQRELNDPENAAIGAFAGALTGAITTPLDVIKTRLMVQGSANQYKGIVDCVSTVVREEGPTALLKGIGPRVLWIGIGGSIFFGVLERTKRLLAQRRPISDQQPNPKQD encoded by the exons atgggtCCTTTAACATTAGCTGTAGACACAAAAACCTCTTCAAATCCCCATTTAG ATGCACCtattttgaaaatgcaaaaaacaaagcCTTTTGCATCAATCAATGCTCAAGAAGATAGCCCATTTGATTTCTTGCGTATTTTATTCG AGGGAGTTATAGCAGGAGGTACAGCTGGTGTTGTTGTTGAAACTGCATTGTATCCTATTGATACCATAAAGACAAGACTTCAG GCGGCTCGTGGTGGtggaaaaataatgttaaaggGTCTTTACTCTGGATTGGCTGGAAATCTAGCTGGTGTCTTACC AGCTTCTGCGTTATTTGTTGGAGTATATGAGCCGACCAAGCAGAAATTGTTGAAGACGTTTCCTGAAAATCTTAGTGCTGTAGCTCATCTG ACTGCGGGTGCTGTGGGAGGGATTGCTGCTTCTCTCATTCGTGTTCCAACAGAG GTTGTTAAGCAAAGGATGCAGACTGGCCAATTCACCTCAGCCCCCGATGCTGTCCGTCTTATTGTCTCTAAGGAAGGTTTTAAGGGTTTTTATGCG GGATATGGATCTTTTTTGCTGCGTGATTTGCCATTTGATGCAATTCAATTCTGCATCTATGAGCAGCTACGGATTGGTTATAGAGTGGCC GCACAAAGAGAGTTGAATGATCCTGAGAATGCTGCAATTGGTGCTTTTGCTG GTGCACTAACTGGAGCCATAACCACCCCCCTCGATGTGATCAAGACAAGGTTAATGGTTCAG GGATCAGCTAACCAGTACAAAGGCATCGTTGACTGTGTTTCGACTGTTGTTAGGGAAGAAGGACCTACTGCTCTCCTAAAG GGTATAGGGCCGAGAGTGCTGTGGATAGGCATCGGTGGCTCAATCTTCTTTGGTGTCCTGGAACGCACAAAGCGGTTACTTGCTCAGAGGCGTCCTATATCTGATCAACAGCCAAACCCAAAGCAGGATTGA
- the LOC118039096 gene encoding violaxanthin de-epoxidase, chloroplastic has product MSLETTPLFHLKTGLQPSRRFIPSIPGLSSAHHPRIPLHFQVSQSFRAKKTIKPTETKIPAVFEHGTAVTEKQPDPPVRIVTIVGAGSISPLKRTPWEEVMLHTAKRLKWIDEGYDMLVFTDDLYQSKDQTKILLKALSCADILLIVAVMDQESVKWIETESKNVPNIVCFDSSPNLVNKLGGSYVQNETSGTLFAKTFGISLSKNASDSMDVVQTVSDAWKRHNSDDIRFCLLIIISAYIRPVPILKNLRSKGFSTLNCMVKNCGPQILNCLLDPDCRKALQCLNKCSPVDQVCNYRCIASYESPNLEAFSLCVLQKNNCLELDAKIPEKPFVPPMARFRGEDLSHETAEDLFVGWLGSLDWSWRVIAGQNPAYDQFPCQYQLFYRGKAKGSFWYEPVFQVKTLEGKVVWRRRKYRVKRGKIPGTFYFSVLDNGVVSKECWTIVDVSDDFSWGLFHYNGAARVAGQAYTGAVLVSPDGAYPNEKESKRLASALEKCGIKEWELFTVDNCSCQDPPLGLPEGSSLHSAIDVKDQKWTST; this is encoded by the exons ATGTCTCTAGAAACAACCCCTCTCTTCCATTTAAAAACTGGTCTCCAACCTAGCCGCCGGTTCATTCCCTCCATTCCCGGTCTATCATCGGCTCACCACCCCCGGATTCCACTTCATTTCCAGGTTTCTCAGTCTTTTCGcgccaaaaaaacaattaagcccACAGAAACTAAAATTCCCGCGGTTTTCGAGCACGGAACTGCGGTGACTGAGAAGCAACCTGACCCGCCGGTGAGAATAGTCACCATTGTTGGCGCAGGAAGCATCAGCCCTTTAAAACGCACTCCTTGGGAAGAGGTCATGCTCCATACT GCAAAAAGATTGAAGTGGATTGATGAAGGATATGATATGCTGGTGTTTACTGATGACTTGTATCAATCCAAGGATCAAACCAAGATTCTACTAAAGGCATTGAGCTGTGCAGATATATTGCTGATAGTGGCCGTTATGGATCAAGAATCAGTCAAGTGGATTGAAACCGAAAGCAAAAATGTTCCAAACATTGTATGCTTTGACTCATCTCCGAATCTAGTGAACAAATTAGGAGGATCTTATGTTCAGAATGAGACCAGTGGGACCTTATTTGCAAAAACATTTGGAATTTCACTGTCTAAGAACGCCAGTGATTCCATGGATGTAGTGCAGACTGTATCAGATGCATGGAAGCGACATAATTCGGATGACATCAGGTTCTGCTTGCTGATAATAATCAGTGCTTATATAAGACCTGTACCAATCCTAAAGAACCTGAGATCAAAAGGGTTTTCCACCCTGAACTGCATGGTCAAGAATTGTGGGCCTCAGATATTAAATTGTCTATTGGATCCTGACTGCAGGAAAGCTCTTCAATGCTTGAACAAATGCAGCCCAGTCGATCAGGTGTGTAATTATAGATGTATTGCTTCTTACGAAAGTCCAAACCTGGAAGCATTTTCTCTTTGTGTGCTGCAGAAGAACAATTGTCTTGAATTGGATGCGAAGATCCCTGAAAAACCTTTTGTGCCTCCCATGGCCAGGTTTCGAGGGGAGGACTTAAGTCATGAAACTGCAGAGGATCTTTTTGTGGGTTGGTTGGGGAGTCTGGACTGGAGTTGGCGGGTAATTGCAGGACAGAACCCAGCTTATGATCAATTCCCATGCCAGTACCAGTTGTTCTACAGAGGAAAGGCGAAAGGTTCATTTTGGTACGAGCCAGTTTTCCAAGTTAAAACTCTAGAGGGTAAGGTAGTTTGGAGGAGAAGGAAGTATCGTGTCAAAAGAGGCAAAATTCCTGGAACATTTTACTTCAGTGTATTGGACAATGGTGTTGTTTCCAAGGAGTGTTGGACGATTGTGGACGTCTCTGATGATTTTAGTTGGGGTCTGTTTCATTACAATGGGGCTGCTCGAGTTGCAGGACAGGCATATACAGGAGCAGTGCTTGTTAGTCCAGATGGAGCCTACCCTAATGAAAAGGAGAGCAAGAGACTTGCTTCTGCCTTGGAAAAATGTGGAATAAAAGAATGGGAGCTATTTACAGTTGACAATTGTTCATGCCAAGATCCTCCGCTAGGACTTCCAGAGGGCTCAAGTTTGCACTCTGCAATTGATGTTAAAGACCAGAAATGGACCTCCACATAG